One region of Turicibacter bilis genomic DNA includes:
- a CDS encoding ECF transporter S component has translation MNQSRKKTKFLVLLTMFCSIQVVLMLTPLGYIPLGPVRATTMHIPVILAGILLGVKGGAITGLVFGLSSVIINTITPTITSFVFTPFYSLGEYHGNFMSLVIAIGPRVLLGVLAAVIYHWFKNKNNKMRLFGSGVTALVCTLIHSILVLGMIYLFFGPSYAAAKGVEVSALFGLLLGIITTNSVLEAILATLIIAPLTKVLEPITKKVI, from the coding sequence ATGAATCAATCAAGAAAGAAAACCAAGTTTTTAGTTTTACTAACGATGTTTTGTAGTATTCAAGTTGTTTTAATGTTAACACCACTTGGATATATTCCATTAGGCCCAGTTCGTGCCACAACCATGCATATTCCAGTTATTTTAGCAGGAATTTTATTGGGAGTCAAAGGTGGAGCTATTACAGGATTAGTTTTTGGATTGAGTAGTGTGATTATTAATACGATTACCCCAACGATTACATCATTTGTATTTACCCCATTTTATTCATTAGGTGAATATCATGGAAACTTCATGAGTTTAGTTATTGCTATTGGTCCACGTGTCTTACTTGGGGTATTAGCTGCAGTGATTTATCATTGGTTTAAAAATAAAAATAATAAAATGAGATTATTCGGTAGTGGAGTTACGGCTTTAGTTTGTACGTTAATTCACTCCATTTTAGTGCTTGGAATGATCTACTTATTCTTTGGTCCAAGTTATGCAGCAGCCAAAGGAGTTGAAGTTTCAGCTTTATTTGGCTTATTACTAGGAATCATTACGACAAATAGTGTACTGGAAGCCATCTTAGCTACATTAATTATTGCACCATTAACGAAGGTGTTAGAACCAATTACGAAGAAGGTGATTTAG
- a CDS encoding type III pantothenate kinase yields the protein MLVVIDVGNTNITLGVYDQDELIANFRLTTKLQRTSDEFGITLFSFFQTKNIDPKGVEDVLISSVVPKIMHSLTNAIRKYFNIEPIIVGPGIKTGISVKTENPREVGADRIVDIAAAYHIYGGPALVIDFGTATTYDYVNENGEFEFGVTSPGIEISAQALWTQAAKLPEIEIKKPATIMCRNTITSMQGGLVYGYIGQTEYIIKKVKEAVGKDIKVVATGGLGRIIYNETDMIDIYDPDLAFKGMKVIYHKTKG from the coding sequence ATGTTAGTCGTTATTGATGTAGGAAATACGAATATTACACTAGGAGTTTATGACCAGGATGAATTAATTGCAAATTTTCGGCTAACGACTAAATTGCAACGAACATCAGATGAATTTGGAATTACGTTATTTTCATTCTTCCAAACAAAGAATATTGATCCAAAGGGGGTTGAGGATGTTTTAATCTCTAGCGTTGTGCCTAAGATTATGCATTCTTTAACAAATGCTATTCGTAAGTATTTTAATATTGAACCAATCATTGTCGGCCCAGGTATTAAGACCGGTATTAGTGTGAAAACTGAAAATCCAAGAGAGGTGGGAGCTGATCGTATTGTTGATATTGCAGCAGCATATCATATTTATGGTGGTCCAGCGCTTGTTATTGATTTTGGGACGGCAACAACCTATGATTATGTCAATGAAAATGGTGAGTTTGAGTTTGGGGTCACGTCACCAGGAATTGAGATTTCTGCTCAAGCTTTATGGACACAAGCTGCAAAGTTACCTGAAATTGAAATTAAAAAGCCTGCGACGATTATGTGTCGTAATACGATTACGAGTATGCAAGGTGGATTAGTTTATGGTTATATCGGTCAAACGGAATACATTATCAAAAAAGTAAAGGAAGCTGTTGGTAAAGACATTAAAGTGGTAGCGACTGGTGGACTTGGGCGTATCATTTATAATGAAACTGATATGATTGATATTTATGATCCAGATTTAGCTTTTAAAGGAATGAAAGTTATTTATCATAAAACAAAGGGATAA
- a CDS encoding co-chaperone GroES produces MLKPLNNNVVLEIVEVEKTTASGIILSGEASKPKHSEGVVVAIGDGKLLDNGKRHPITVEVGQRVIYNGFGGTKVSHQGKELVILSQDDILAIVE; encoded by the coding sequence ATGTTAAAACCATTAAACAATAATGTTGTACTTGAGATTGTTGAGGTTGAAAAGACAACAGCTAGTGGAATCATTCTTTCGGGAGAAGCTTCAAAACCAAAACATTCAGAAGGAGTTGTAGTTGCCATTGGTGATGGAAAGTTATTAGATAATGGGAAACGTCATCCAATAACTGTTGAGGTGGGGCAACGTGTTATCTATAACGGATTTGGTGGAACAAAGGTCTCACATCAAGGAAAAGAATTAGTTATTTTATCCCAAGATGATATTTTAGCAATTGTTGAGTAA
- a CDS encoding LolA family protein — protein sequence MKKLCLMFAVVLTVLLAACGEMSQQDVVDKLTSNLEDAKSYYATGVMEVDNNGQVYQYNVEVAYQKPENYKVTLKNETTNNEQIILKNDEGVFVLTPALNKQFKFQSDWPLSSSQVYLYQSLMTDILNDAEVKFESGEENYTFEAKANYHGNRDLVSQKITFDKKSLTPAEVYVVDSEGEPRISMKFSSFNFDEKLADGYFDCQQTMEYSQETMGEGVINVLDDELYPAYLPEGTTLVNKQAIDIEEGQRIIMTFSGDQDFTMIQEPVTYNDSVGVESVAGQPVMINGTIGALSENSITWVEGGVECFLVSETLDTEQLVSVAASVSNLAEK from the coding sequence ATGAAGAAATTATGTTTAATGTTCGCAGTAGTGCTTACCGTGCTATTAGCTGCATGTGGAGAAATGTCTCAGCAAGACGTTGTTGACAAGCTCACGAGCAACTTAGAAGATGCTAAGTCATATTATGCAACAGGTGTGATGGAAGTTGATAATAATGGCCAAGTGTATCAGTATAATGTTGAGGTAGCTTATCAAAAACCAGAGAATTACAAAGTTACGTTAAAAAATGAAACAACAAACAATGAGCAAATCATACTAAAGAATGACGAAGGTGTCTTTGTATTAACACCTGCGTTAAATAAGCAATTTAAGTTCCAAAGTGATTGGCCATTATCAAGTTCACAAGTTTATTTATATCAATCATTAATGACTGATATTTTAAACGATGCTGAAGTAAAGTTTGAATCTGGAGAAGAGAATTATACATTTGAAGCTAAAGCGAATTATCATGGAAATCGTGATTTAGTTTCTCAAAAAATTACGTTTGATAAAAAATCATTAACTCCAGCAGAAGTTTACGTAGTTGATAGTGAGGGAGAACCTCGTATTTCAATGAAATTCTCTTCATTTAATTTTGATGAAAAACTTGCAGATGGATACTTTGATTGTCAACAAACAATGGAGTATTCACAAGAAACAATGGGTGAAGGTGTTATCAATGTGTTAGATGATGAGTTATACCCAGCTTATTTACCGGAAGGAACAACGTTAGTTAATAAACAAGCGATTGACATTGAGGAAGGTCAACGTATTATTATGACATTTAGTGGTGATCAAGATTTCACAATGATTCAAGAGCCTGTTACATATAATGATTCAGTAGGTGTGGAATCTGTTGCAGGTCAACCTGTAATGATTAATGGAACAATTGGTGCGTTAAGTGAAAATTCAATTACATGGGTTGAAGGTGGAGTTGAGTGTTTCTTAGTTTCTGAGACATTGGATACAGAACAATTAGTTTCAGTTGCAGCATCAGTTTCAAATCTTGCTGAAAAATAA
- the coaBC gene encoding bifunctional phosphopantothenoylcysteine decarboxylase/phosphopantothenate--cysteine ligase CoaBC — protein MNKKTIVLGVCGGIAAYKSAQLASSLYKKGYDVHVIMTKNATEFITPMTFETLTHNRVSVGTFDRNFQYDVNHISLAKRADLFVVAPASANCIAKFAHGLADDMLTTTFLAASCPKLIAPAMNTGMLNNPITQHNIEICKKYGMTFVESDSGYLACGDVGKGRLAEIEDIEDAIESLLVKDKPLKGMKVVVTAGPTQEDLDPVRFMTNHSSGKMGYAVARAARNLGADVTLVTGPVSLRKPVFMDVVEVRTAIQMFEAVEALKDEYDILVKSAAVSDYRVERVSDHKMKKQGNQLTIDFVTNPDILAHMGQLKKANQVVCGFAMETQDLVENATKKLVNKGADLIVANQLNEDAAGFKKDTNVVTILTGEGITKLDVMSKEALGYEIMNRLLQILVKKRGIVC, from the coding sequence TTGAACAAAAAGACTATTGTATTGGGAGTTTGTGGGGGAATTGCAGCTTATAAAAGTGCACAACTTGCAAGTAGTCTATATAAAAAAGGTTATGATGTTCATGTCATTATGACGAAAAATGCTACAGAATTTATTACACCGATGACATTTGAAACATTAACTCATAATCGTGTATCTGTTGGAACGTTTGATCGCAATTTCCAGTATGATGTGAATCATATTTCATTAGCTAAGCGCGCAGATTTATTTGTTGTGGCTCCAGCTTCAGCAAATTGTATTGCGAAGTTTGCTCATGGATTAGCGGATGATATGTTGACGACAACGTTTTTAGCCGCGTCTTGCCCAAAACTCATTGCACCTGCAATGAATACAGGAATGTTAAATAATCCAATCACACAGCATAATATTGAGATTTGTAAAAAATATGGAATGACTTTTGTTGAATCAGATAGTGGTTATTTAGCATGTGGAGATGTTGGGAAAGGTCGTTTGGCAGAAATCGAGGATATTGAAGATGCGATTGAAAGTTTATTAGTTAAGGACAAGCCTTTAAAAGGAATGAAAGTTGTCGTAACCGCAGGACCCACTCAAGAAGATTTAGATCCAGTTCGTTTCATGACGAATCATTCAAGTGGGAAGATGGGGTATGCAGTGGCACGTGCTGCTCGTAATTTAGGTGCGGATGTGACGTTAGTAACTGGGCCTGTTTCATTAAGAAAGCCAGTTTTCATGGATGTTGTTGAGGTTAGAACAGCAATTCAAATGTTTGAAGCAGTTGAGGCTCTAAAAGATGAGTATGATATTTTAGTGAAGTCAGCAGCCGTTTCAGATTACCGAGTGGAGCGTGTGAGTGATCATAAAATGAAAAAGCAAGGTAATCAGTTGACGATTGATTTTGTAACCAATCCAGATATCTTAGCTCATATGGGGCAGCTAAAAAAGGCGAATCAAGTTGTTTGTGGGTTTGCTATGGAGACTCAAGATTTAGTTGAGAATGCTACGAAGAAGTTAGTGAATAAAGGTGCTGACTTGATTGTTGCAAATCAGTTAAATGAAGATGCAGCGGGATTCAAAAAGGATACGAATGTGGTGACGATTTTAACGGGTGAGGGGATAACGAAGTTAGATGTCATGTCTAAAGAAGCACTTGGTTATGAGATTATGAATCGTTTATTACAGATTTTAGTGAAGAAAAGAGGGATAGTATGTTAG
- a CDS encoding ECF transporter S component, protein MNQSSKKTKYLVLVTMFCSIEVLLMFTPLGFIPIGPMKATTMHIPVILAGILLGIKGGAITGLVFGISSVVNATINPTILSFVFTPFYSLGEYHGNFMSLVIAIVPRVLLGVLGGLIYSWFKNRDKNMIGGGVTALLCTVLHTAMVLGMIYIFFGPSYAAAQGLDTTQLLMALIGLVFTNGLLEACVATVVIVPLVKVLEPMAQKMGLTHMNIKLNKVER, encoded by the coding sequence ATGAATCAATCAAGTAAGAAAACCAAGTATTTAGTTTTAGTCACCATGTTTTGTAGTATTGAGGTATTATTGATGTTTACCCCTCTTGGATTTATTCCAATTGGGCCGATGAAGGCCACAACCATGCATATTCCGGTTATTTTAGCAGGGATTTTATTAGGAATCAAAGGGGGTGCAATTACTGGTCTTGTCTTTGGGATTTCGAGTGTTGTCAATGCCACGATTAATCCAACGATTTTATCATTTGTATTTACGCCTTTTTATTCGCTTGGCGAGTATCACGGAAATTTCATGAGCTTAGTTATTGCTATTGTACCTCGTGTATTGTTAGGCGTATTAGGTGGTTTAATTTATAGTTGGTTTAAAAATCGAGATAAAAATATGATTGGCGGAGGCGTAACAGCACTATTGTGTACAGTTCTACATACGGCGATGGTATTAGGAATGATTTATATCTTTTTTGGACCAAGTTATGCAGCTGCTCAAGGGTTAGATACAACACAGTTATTAATGGCCTTAATTGGATTGGTATTTACAAATGGTCTTTTAGAAGCCTGTGTAGCTACAGTTGTAATTGTACCATTAGTAAAAGTACTAGAGCCAATGGCTCAAAAAATGGGCTTAACTCATATGAATATAAAGTTAAATAAAGTTGAACGCTAG
- the groL gene encoding chaperonin GroEL (60 kDa chaperone family; promotes refolding of misfolded polypeptides especially under stressful conditions; forms two stacked rings of heptamers to form a barrel-shaped 14mer; ends can be capped by GroES; misfolded proteins enter the barrel where they are refolded when GroES binds), with protein MAKEILFAEDARRAMIRGVDKLADTVKVTLGPKGRNVILEQKFGAPQIINDGVSIAKEIELEDKFENMGARLVAQVASRTNDVAGDGTTTATVLAQAMIREGNKNIVAGANPITIRRGIERAVKVAVEALKANSKPIEGKESIANVAAISAADEEIGKLIAEAMERVGNDGVITLEESKGFETTMDIVEGMQFDRGYLSSYMVTDTDKMEAVLDNPYILVTDSKVGTLQDILPILEQLVQTGRPMIIIADDIENEALAALVVNKLRGTFNVVAVKAPGFGDRRKRMLEDISILTGAQLITEELGLDLKNTTLDQCGRAGRVIVTKDHTTIVEGTGSQIDIQARIAQIRAELENTTSEFDKEKLLERLAKLSGGVAVIKVGAATETELKERKLRIEDALNATRAAVQEGIVAGGGTAYMNIYNDVAKIEAIGDEATGVQIVLKALEAPIRQIAENAGIEGSIIVYKLKELDPGFGYNAATDEFVDMFKSGIVDPTKVTRSALQNAASISASFLTAEAAVVEIEKPQAVQAPSDMGGMGMM; from the coding sequence ATGGCAAAAGAAATTTTATTTGCTGAAGATGCACGTCGTGCGATGATTCGTGGAGTGGATAAATTAGCGGATACAGTAAAAGTAACTTTAGGACCAAAAGGTCGAAATGTCATTTTAGAGCAAAAGTTTGGAGCGCCTCAAATTATTAATGATGGGGTTTCAATTGCAAAAGAAATTGAATTAGAAGATAAGTTTGAAAATATGGGAGCTCGTTTAGTAGCTCAAGTTGCAAGCCGTACGAATGATGTAGCTGGAGATGGAACAACAACGGCAACGGTTTTAGCTCAAGCGATGATTCGTGAAGGAAATAAAAATATTGTAGCGGGAGCTAATCCAATAACGATTCGTCGTGGAATCGAGCGTGCTGTGAAAGTGGCTGTTGAAGCATTAAAGGCTAATTCTAAGCCGATCGAAGGAAAAGAATCAATTGCTAACGTAGCTGCGATTTCTGCTGCAGATGAAGAAATCGGGAAATTAATTGCTGAAGCTATGGAACGTGTTGGTAATGATGGAGTGATTACTTTAGAAGAGTCTAAAGGCTTTGAAACAACAATGGATATTGTTGAAGGAATGCAATTTGATCGTGGATATTTATCATCTTATATGGTGACAGATACAGATAAAATGGAAGCTGTTTTAGATAATCCATACATTTTAGTCACAGATTCTAAAGTTGGTACGTTACAAGACATCTTACCAATTCTTGAGCAGTTAGTTCAAACAGGACGTCCAATGATTATCATTGCTGATGATATTGAAAATGAAGCATTAGCAGCATTAGTTGTTAATAAATTACGTGGAACATTCAATGTGGTAGCTGTTAAAGCACCTGGATTTGGTGATCGTCGTAAACGTATGCTTGAAGATATCTCAATTTTAACTGGTGCTCAATTAATTACTGAGGAGTTAGGATTAGACCTTAAAAATACAACATTAGATCAATGTGGCCGCGCTGGACGTGTGATTGTAACAAAAGATCATACAACCATTGTTGAAGGAACTGGTTCACAAATTGATATTCAAGCTCGTATTGCTCAAATTCGTGCAGAGTTAGAAAATACGACTTCAGAATTTGATAAAGAAAAATTATTAGAACGTTTAGCAAAATTAAGTGGAGGAGTTGCCGTGATTAAGGTTGGGGCAGCGACTGAAACTGAATTAAAAGAACGTAAATTACGTATTGAAGATGCTTTAAATGCGACACGTGCAGCGGTTCAAGAAGGGATTGTTGCTGGTGGTGGAACAGCTTATATGAATATTTACAATGATGTCGCTAAAATTGAAGCAATCGGCGATGAGGCAACTGGGGTTCAAATCGTTTTAAAAGCTTTAGAAGCCCCAATTCGCCAAATTGCTGAAAATGCTGGAATTGAAGGTTCAATTATTGTTTATAAATTAAAAGAGTTAGATCCTGGATTTGGATATAATGCAGCGACTGATGAGTTTGTGGATATGTTTAAATCAGGTATTGTGGATCCAACGAAAGTCACTCGTTCTGCTTTACAAAATGCAGCGAGTATTTCAGCTTCATTCTTAACTGCTGAAGCAGCTGTTGTCGAAATTGAAAAGCCACAAGCAGTTCAAGCCCCAAGTGATATGGGTGGAATGGGAATGATGTAA
- a CDS encoding DUF378 domain-containing protein, whose amino-acid sequence MSLIQRIALILTVIGAINWGLIGFFQFDLVAFLFGGQDAIISRVVYALVGIAGLINIGLLFAPDRRY is encoded by the coding sequence ATGTCGTTAATTCAACGTATTGCTTTGATTTTAACGGTAATTGGTGCAATTAACTGGGGTCTTATTGGATTCTTCCAATTCGATCTTGTTGCATTCTTATTTGGCGGACAAGATGCAATCATCTCACGCGTTGTTTACGCCTTAGTAGGAATTGCCGGACTTATTAATATTGGTTTACTATTTGCACCAGATAGACGTTACTAA
- the acpS gene encoding holo-ACP synthase: MKGIGTDIIEIKRIKQLNHRERFIHKLLSEEEFRLYQSFQHEKRQNEFLAGRWAAKEALYKALGSYCDGKSYKDFSIMNDERGKPYLLSPTIESVHISISHCENYAVAFVIWA, encoded by the coding sequence ATGAAGGGAATCGGAACAGATATTATCGAGATTAAACGTATTAAACAATTAAACCACCGTGAACGCTTTATCCATAAATTATTAAGTGAAGAAGAGTTTAGGTTATATCAATCCTTCCAGCATGAAAAAAGGCAGAATGAATTTTTAGCAGGACGTTGGGCAGCCAAAGAAGCTTTATATAAAGCGTTAGGATCCTATTGTGATGGAAAATCATATAAAGACTTTAGTATTATGAATGATGAACGAGGAAAGCCTTATTTATTAAGCCCAACGATCGAAAGCGTTCATATTAGTATTAGTCACTGTGAGAATTATGCGGTTGCATTTGTCATCTGGGCATAA